One region of Blattabacterium cuenoti genomic DNA includes:
- the carB gene encoding carbamoyl-phosphate synthase (glutamine-hydrolyzing) large subunit, which produces MKIDRILILGSGALKIGEAGEFDYSGTQALKALKEEGIYTILINPNIATVQTSKEIADKVYFLPLTLFFIKRVIDKEKPQGILLSFGGQTALNCGIQLFREGIIEKYKIKVLGTSIESIIHSEDRNLFRNRLTHINIKTAKSFVVHSMDDAISYSLEIGFPIIIRSAYTLGGLGSGFAKNVNDLKKIVSKAFSHSSQIIVEEYLEGWKEIEYEIVRDRYDNCIAVCNMENFDPIGIHTGESIVVAPSQTLTNSEYYNLRKLAIHIARDFHIIGECNVQFALDSSSEDYRVIEVNARLSRSSALASKATGYPLAFVAAKLSLGYGLHELKNSVTKNTSAFFEPALDYVVCKIPRWDLNKFYGVSNRIGSSMKSVGEVMAIGGSFEEALQKGIRMLDIGMQGFINIIKKNNNKKLKSVRLLKEYLKKPTDQRIFFLEEALEEGISIKEIHDLTKIDPWFLYQLDNIFQTKKNIDRFDNFIDIPEELLRKAKKEGFSDIQIASIFFKKNKNHNIYDLEQEIRKHRKVKNIVPHVRQIDTLASEYPAHTNYLYLTYHAIQHDILYEGDEKSVITLGSGVYRIGSSVEFDWCCVNALNTIHKESYRSIMINYNPETVSTDFDVCDRLYFEELTLERVLDIVELEKPKGTIVSMGGQIPNNLVLKLYEKKVKILGTSPVSIDKVENRYKFSNAMDHLKIRQPRWKELSDFDAIYQFIKEVDFPILVRPSYVLSGADMNVISNQEELQYYLREKVSISSEYPLIITEFIRNAKEIELDAVSQNGEILYYAISEHVEFAGVHSGDATLVYPPHNLYLSTLKEIIRISEKISKYFNISGPFNIQFLSKDNEIKVIECNLRASRSFPFVSKVSHFNMIELATQVLLEKKKNKIKPDFFITNFLGVKASQFSFSRLQDADPILGVDMASTGEVGCIGNTFDEALLKSMLSVGYTVPKKNILISGGPIESKLDLLEVVKLLYKKGYILFATEGTNSFLSHHGVPSIKVYWPNVKKYSNVLELIKNRKLDLIINIPKNLSKSELNNDYAIRRYAVDFNVPLLTNARLAKAFIQAFCNLSIDELFIKAWDEY; this is translated from the coding sequence ATGAAAATAGATAGAATACTCATCCTGGGATCAGGTGCATTAAAAATAGGAGAAGCTGGAGAATTTGATTATTCTGGAACACAAGCATTAAAAGCCCTTAAAGAGGAGGGAATTTATACTATATTGATTAATCCAAATATTGCCACTGTTCAGACTTCGAAAGAAATTGCTGATAAAGTTTATTTTCTTCCTTTAACTTTATTTTTTATTAAACGTGTTATAGATAAGGAAAAACCACAAGGAATTTTATTGTCTTTTGGTGGACAAACTGCATTGAATTGTGGTATACAGCTTTTTCGAGAAGGTATTATAGAAAAATATAAAATTAAAGTTTTAGGGACTTCTATTGAGTCTATTATTCACAGTGAAGATAGAAACTTATTTAGAAATAGATTAACTCATATTAACATAAAAACGGCAAAAAGTTTTGTAGTTCATTCCATGGATGATGCCATTTCCTATTCTTTAGAAATAGGATTTCCTATTATCATTAGATCTGCTTATACCCTTGGAGGTTTAGGAAGTGGTTTTGCTAAAAATGTTAATGATTTAAAGAAGATAGTAAGTAAGGCTTTTTCTCACTCTTCTCAAATTATTGTAGAAGAATATTTAGAAGGATGGAAAGAAATTGAATATGAAATAGTTAGAGATCGATATGATAATTGTATTGCTGTATGCAATATGGAAAATTTTGATCCCATAGGAATTCATACGGGAGAAAGCATTGTTGTTGCACCGTCACAAACTTTAACCAATTCTGAATATTATAATTTAAGAAAATTAGCGATACATATAGCTAGAGATTTTCATATAATAGGAGAATGTAACGTACAATTTGCCTTAGATTCTAGTTCTGAAGATTATCGTGTAATTGAAGTGAATGCACGTCTTTCTCGTTCTAGTGCTCTTGCTTCTAAAGCAACAGGTTATCCTTTAGCTTTCGTTGCCGCAAAATTATCTTTAGGATACGGATTGCATGAATTAAAAAATTCTGTCACTAAAAATACTTCTGCTTTTTTTGAACCTGCATTGGATTATGTAGTATGTAAAATTCCTAGATGGGATCTTAATAAGTTTTATGGTGTTTCTAATAGAATTGGAAGTAGTATGAAAAGTGTAGGAGAAGTTATGGCTATTGGAGGTTCTTTCGAAGAAGCCTTACAAAAAGGAATTCGTATGTTAGATATAGGGATGCAAGGATTTATTAATATTATTAAAAAAAATAATAATAAGAAATTGAAGTCTGTTCGATTGCTGAAAGAATATCTAAAAAAACCTACAGATCAAAGAATTTTCTTTTTAGAAGAAGCTTTAGAAGAAGGGATTTCCATAAAAGAAATACATGATTTGACAAAAATTGATCCATGGTTTTTATATCAACTGGATAATATTTTTCAAACAAAAAAAAATATAGATCGTTTTGATAATTTTATAGATATCCCGGAAGAATTGTTAAGAAAAGCTAAAAAAGAAGGTTTTTCTGATATACAAATAGCTAGTATTTTTTTTAAAAAAAATAAAAATCACAATATTTATGATTTAGAACAAGAAATCAGAAAACATAGAAAAGTAAAAAATATAGTTCCACATGTGAGACAAATTGATACTTTAGCCTCTGAGTATCCAGCACATACAAATTATTTGTATTTAACATATCATGCTATTCAACATGATATTCTTTATGAAGGAGATGAAAAATCTGTCATAACCTTAGGTTCTGGTGTTTATAGAATTGGAAGCAGTGTGGAATTCGATTGGTGTTGTGTAAATGCATTGAATACAATTCATAAAGAATCTTATAGATCCATAATGATAAATTATAATCCAGAAACTGTTAGCACTGATTTCGATGTATGTGACAGATTGTATTTTGAAGAACTGACTTTAGAGCGTGTATTAGATATTGTTGAATTAGAAAAACCTAAAGGAACAATTGTATCCATGGGAGGACAAATTCCTAATAATTTAGTTTTAAAACTTTATGAAAAAAAGGTAAAAATTTTAGGAACCTCTCCCGTTTCCATAGATAAAGTGGAGAATAGATATAAATTTTCTAATGCAATGGATCATTTAAAAATCAGACAACCTAGATGGAAAGAATTATCCGATTTTGATGCTATTTATCAATTTATAAAAGAAGTAGATTTTCCTATATTGGTTAGACCTTCTTATGTTCTTTCTGGAGCGGATATGAATGTCATTTCTAATCAAGAAGAACTGCAATATTATCTTCGTGAAAAAGTATCTATATCTTCTGAATACCCATTAATTATTACAGAATTTATTAGAAATGCCAAAGAAATTGAATTAGATGCTGTTTCTCAAAATGGAGAAATTTTGTATTATGCTATATCAGAACATGTAGAATTTGCAGGAGTACATTCAGGAGATGCGACATTAGTATATCCTCCACATAATTTATATTTATCTACATTAAAAGAAATCATTCGTATATCTGAAAAAATATCCAAATATTTTAATATATCCGGTCCTTTCAATATTCAATTTTTATCCAAAGATAATGAAATAAAAGTAATTGAATGCAATTTGAGAGCTTCCAGAAGTTTTCCTTTTGTATCAAAAGTCTCTCATTTTAATATGATTGAATTAGCTACTCAAGTTCTTCTTGAAAAGAAGAAAAATAAAATAAAACCTGATTTTTTTATTACAAATTTTTTAGGGGTAAAAGCTTCTCAATTTTCTTTTTCTCGATTGCAAGATGCAGATCCTATTTTAGGTGTAGATATGGCTTCCACAGGAGAAGTGGGATGTATAGGAAATACTTTTGATGAAGCACTTTTGAAATCTATGCTTTCTGTAGGTTATACCGTTCCCAAAAAAAATATATTGATCTCTGGAGGGCCTATCGAATCTAAATTAGATCTTTTAGAGGTTGTAAAACTTTTGTATAAAAAAGGATATATATTATTTGCTACAGAAGGAACCAATAGTTTTTTATCCCATCATGGGGTTCCTTCAATAAAAGTTTATTGGCCTAATGTAAAGAAATATTCAAATGTTCTTGAGTTAATAAAAAATAGAAAATTGGATCTTATTATTAATATTCCAAAAAATCTTAGTAAATCAGAATTGAATAATGATTATGCAATTAGACGTTATGCCGTAGATTTTAATGTTCCTTTACTCACTAATGCGCGTTTAGCAAAAGCTTTTATACAAGCATTTTGTAATTTGTCTATAGATGAATTATTTATAAAAGCTTGGGATGAATATTGA
- a CDS encoding M20 family metallo-hydrolase — translation MSVVNLQVLKEEAIQLLIQIINTPSISRQENKVSLLIEDYLHQYGFHVKRKFNNIWTENNNYSKKKDIQTILLNSHHDTVKPGKNWITDPFTAIKKKDKLIGLGSNDAGASLVSLISTFIYLSSLSKLSYRLVLSITAEEEISGDLGVRSILPELGYIDLGIVGEPTQMQVAIAEKGLIVLDCIAEGKTGHSARNTGINAIYIATKDIEYLRSFSFERKSKLLGFTTLNVTQIQGGIQHNVIPDICSFVIDIRTNELYKNEELIYMMKKKIFSKMIPRSSHLNSSFINPMHPIVLKAKLIGRKTYGSPTLSDQSIMPFSTIKMGVGDSVRSHTPNEFVLISEIMEGIDIYICLLKDFHF, via the coding sequence ATGTCTGTAGTTAATTTGCAGGTTTTAAAGGAAGAAGCGATACAACTTCTAATTCAGATCATCAACACGCCTTCTATATCTAGACAAGAAAATAAGGTTTCTCTCCTGATAGAGGATTATCTTCATCAGTATGGATTTCATGTAAAAAGAAAATTTAATAATATATGGACTGAAAATAACAATTATTCTAAAAAAAAAGATATACAAACCATATTATTGAATTCTCATCATGATACAGTAAAACCCGGAAAAAATTGGATTACAGATCCTTTTACTGCTATCAAAAAAAAAGATAAATTAATCGGATTAGGCAGTAATGATGCTGGAGCTTCTCTAGTATCATTGATATCTACTTTTATATATTTAAGTAGTTTATCGAAATTGTCTTATAGATTAGTCCTTTCCATCACTGCAGAAGAAGAAATATCTGGGGATTTAGGGGTAAGATCCATTTTACCTGAATTGGGATATATAGATTTAGGAATTGTGGGAGAACCAACACAAATGCAAGTAGCTATTGCTGAAAAAGGATTAATAGTATTAGATTGTATAGCTGAAGGGAAGACAGGACATTCTGCTAGAAATACAGGAATCAATGCTATTTATATAGCTACAAAAGATATAGAATATTTAAGAAGTTTTTCTTTCGAGAGAAAATCGAAATTACTCGGTTTTACTACTTTAAATGTAACTCAAATACAAGGAGGAATACAACATAATGTAATACCTGATATTTGTTCTTTTGTCATAGATATCAGAACCAATGAGTTATATAAAAATGAGGAATTGATTTATATGATGAAAAAAAAAATTTTTTCTAAAATGATACCGCGTTCTTCACATTTAAATTCATCTTTCATAAATCCTATGCATCCTATTGTTTTAAAGGCTAAATTGATAGGAAGAAAGACTTATGGATCTCCTACTCTTTCAGATCAAAGTATAATGCCTTTTTCTACTATTAAAATGGGAGTAGGAGATAGTGTACGTTCTCATACACCGAATGAATTTGTTTTGATTTCAGAAATCATGGAGGGAATCGATATTTATATCTGTTTATTGAAAGATTTTCATTTTTGA
- the trxA gene encoding thioredoxin produces MLQEINDDNFEKLISESNKPILVDFWAPWCAPCRALSVLLEEIFSEYQTKVSVFKLNVDNNPKTSSKYGIRSIPTMVFFKNGEKKDIHIGILSKEDIIRKLDALIIT; encoded by the coding sequence ATGTTACAAGAAATAAACGATGATAATTTTGAAAAATTGATTTCTGAATCGAATAAACCTATTTTGGTAGATTTTTGGGCTCCATGGTGTGCTCCATGTAGAGCTTTGTCTGTTTTATTAGAAGAAATATTTTCTGAATATCAGACAAAAGTATCTGTTTTTAAACTGAATGTAGACAATAATCCGAAAACTTCTTCTAAATATGGGATCCGTAGTATTCCTACTATGGTTTTTTTTAAAAATGGAGAAAAAAAAGATATTCATATTGGAATTCTTTCCAAAGAAGATATAATAAGAAAATTAGACGCTTTAATTATTACATAA
- the argC gene encoding N-acetyl-gamma-glutamyl-phosphate reductase, which produces MIEIGIIGGTGYTAGELIRLMIHHPKTHIKSIVSKSHPGKLIHLVHQDLLGEMKNIKFTRDLSKEIEIVFLCSGHGQSRKELNNISENIKVIDLSQDFRINIQSIFNNRNFVYGLPELQKETIKKSNNIANPGCFATAILLALLPLAKNKLLEKDIHISAITGSTGSGRRLSDINHFSLRNNNISSYKIFKHQHLKEIEQTIYQVQNNFYSKIYFVPYRGNFSRGIITTLYTHSVLSLERNQEIYKKYYKNHPFVKISDINVDIKQVINTNKCILYLLKEKDQLIVISIIDNLIKGASGQAIQNMNLMFGLDETCGLRLKSVRF; this is translated from the coding sequence ATGATTGAAATAGGCATTATAGGAGGAACTGGATACACTGCTGGAGAATTGATTAGATTGATGATTCATCATCCCAAAACTCATATTAAAAGTATAGTTAGCAAAAGTCATCCGGGAAAATTGATTCATTTGGTCCATCAAGATTTGTTAGGAGAAATGAAAAACATAAAGTTTACCCGTGATTTAAGCAAAGAAATAGAGATTGTATTTCTTTGTTCTGGACATGGACAATCCAGAAAAGAATTGAATAACATATCAGAAAATATAAAAGTGATTGATTTGAGTCAAGATTTCAGAATCAATATTCAATCCATTTTTAACAATAGAAATTTTGTCTATGGATTACCAGAATTGCAAAAAGAAACAATAAAAAAATCCAATAATATAGCTAATCCTGGATGTTTTGCCACAGCTATTCTTTTAGCTCTTTTACCATTAGCTAAAAATAAATTATTAGAAAAAGATATTCATATTAGTGCCATAACAGGTTCTACAGGATCTGGAAGAAGACTGAGCGACATAAATCATTTTAGTTTAAGAAATAATAATATTTCTTCTTATAAAATTTTTAAACATCAGCATTTGAAGGAAATTGAACAAACCATTTATCAAGTACAAAACAATTTTTATTCTAAAATTTATTTTGTACCTTACAGAGGAAATTTTTCTAGAGGAATTATAACTACTTTATATACTCATTCTGTTCTTTCTTTAGAAAGAAATCAAGAAATATATAAAAAATATTATAAAAATCATCCATTTGTAAAGATTTCTGATATTAATGTTGATATTAAACAAGTGATCAATACCAATAAATGTATTTTATATCTTCTTAAAGAAAAAGATCAACTAATTGTTATCAGTATCATAGATAATCTCATAAAAGGAGCTTCTGGTCAAGCTATACAAAATATGAATCTTATGTTTGGGTTAGATGAGACTTGTGGTTTAAGATTAAAATCCGTTCGTTTTTAA
- the argB gene encoding acetylglutamate kinase has protein sequence MKIHIVKIGGHLINDRKSLHDSLEAFCKLQEYKVLIHGGGRKADFISNKMGISPKMIQGRRITDKETLDIVIMTYAGIINKNIVAILQSYHCNALGLCGADGNCIKSYLRKVTNIDYGYVGDINGKSVNTHLIKFLLKNNIIPVFCSITHNGIGNLLNTNADTIAAYIAMSLAREKDCKVELHFCFEKKGVLRNVQDSESYFRKINFHLFQKMKQNHTITNGMIPKLENAFFALKNGVTKVSIGLPNCLNDVNNNNQTMLCL, from the coding sequence ATGAAAATTCATATAGTAAAAATTGGAGGTCATTTAATTAATGATCGGAAGTCTCTTCATGATTCCTTGGAAGCTTTTTGTAAACTACAAGAATATAAAGTATTGATTCATGGAGGAGGCAGAAAAGCAGATTTTATTTCAAATAAAATGGGTATTTCCCCAAAAATGATACAAGGGAGAAGAATAACAGATAAAGAAACTCTGGATATAGTTATTATGACTTATGCAGGAATAATCAATAAAAATATTGTGGCTATATTACAATCTTATCATTGTAATGCTTTAGGATTGTGTGGAGCAGACGGAAATTGTATTAAATCATATTTACGTAAAGTGACAAATATTGATTATGGATATGTAGGAGATATTAATGGAAAAAGCGTTAATACACATTTAATTAAATTTTTATTAAAAAATAATATCATTCCTGTATTCTGTTCCATCACACATAATGGAATAGGAAATCTGCTAAATACAAATGCGGATACAATAGCTGCTTATATAGCTATGTCCTTAGCTCGGGAAAAAGATTGTAAAGTAGAGTTACATTTTTGTTTTGAAAAAAAAGGGGTTTTACGAAATGTGCAGGATTCGGAATCTTATTTTCGAAAAATAAATTTTCATTTATTTCAAAAGATGAAACAAAATCATACCATAACAAATGGTATGATTCCTAAATTGGAAAATGCTTTTTTTGCATTAAAAAATGGAGTTACTAAGGTTAGTATAGGCCTCCCTAATTGTTTAAATGATGTTAATAATAATAATCAAACTATGCTATGTCTGTAG
- the carA gene encoding glutamine-hydrolyzing carbamoyl-phosphate synthase small subunit, translated as MENKIKKAILVLEDGTRYEASHFGAPVSSSGEVVFNTAMTGYPESITDPSYKGQILTFTYPIIGNYGIPSYSYSEKSISEFYESDRIQVSGLIISYYSNRPYHWNMNQSLSNWLYENGIPGLYGVDTRFLAKKLRKNGGSMLGKILMEKEDLPFYDPNQDNLSEKVSIHKKIIYGNGKYKILLVDFGLKNNILRCLLRRDCSIIRVPWNYDFTKEKYDGLVLSNGPGNPKIYKKPIDYLRIVMKKKQPIFGICLGNQLLGIAAGGDTYKLKYAHRSHNQPVLSLETGKSFITSQNHGYVLDEKNLSREWKVFFKNLNDDTCEGIIHNDKPFFSVQFHPEASSGPRDTEFLFDFFVDSIKQNK; from the coding sequence ATGGAAAATAAAATAAAAAAAGCGATACTAGTATTGGAAGATGGAACTAGATATGAAGCTTCTCATTTTGGAGCTCCAGTCTCCTCTTCTGGAGAAGTTGTATTTAATACAGCTATGACTGGTTATCCAGAAAGTATAACAGATCCTTCTTACAAAGGTCAAATACTAACTTTTACTTATCCCATAATAGGAAACTATGGAATTCCTTCTTATTCTTACAGTGAAAAATCTATTTCTGAATTTTATGAATCCGATAGAATTCAAGTGTCCGGACTTATCATTTCTTATTATTCGAATCGTCCGTATCATTGGAATATGAATCAATCCTTATCAAATTGGTTGTATGAAAATGGAATTCCTGGATTATATGGTGTAGATACTAGATTTCTTGCAAAGAAACTTAGGAAAAATGGAGGATCTATGTTAGGTAAAATTTTGATGGAAAAAGAAGATCTTCCTTTTTATGATCCGAATCAGGATAATCTTTCTGAAAAAGTTTCGATACACAAGAAAATTATATATGGAAATGGAAAATACAAAATACTACTTGTAGATTTTGGGTTAAAGAATAATATATTACGTTGTCTTTTACGAAGAGATTGTTCTATTATCAGAGTTCCATGGAATTATGATTTTACGAAAGAAAAATATGATGGATTGGTTCTTTCTAATGGACCTGGAAATCCTAAGATTTATAAAAAACCGATAGATTATCTTCGTATAGTTATGAAAAAAAAACAACCTATATTTGGCATATGTTTGGGAAATCAACTTTTGGGTATAGCAGCAGGAGGAGATACTTATAAATTGAAATATGCACATAGGAGTCATAATCAACCAGTTTTGTCATTAGAAACAGGAAAAAGTTTTATCACATCACAAAATCACGGATATGTTTTAGATGAAAAAAATCTTTCTAGAGAATGGAAAGTATTTTTTAAAAATTTAAATGATGACACTTGCGAAGGAATCATTCATAATGATAAACCTTTTTTTTCGGTACAGTTTCATCCAGAAGCTTCAAGTGGACCTAGAGATACTGAATTTTTATTCGATTTTTTTGTAGATTCAATTAAACAAAATAAATAA
- a CDS encoding aspartate aminotransferase family protein produces the protein MKLFDVYPILDIELSTSKGVYVFDLQRNMYLDFYGGHAVISVGHSHPYYVNALIEQIHKISYYSNSVCIYQKKKLSNLLGKISGYEDYSLFVCNSGTESNENALKIASFHTGKKKVIAFKGSFHGRTSGSLSVTDNYKFISPFNAQHETIFLDYLDFDSLEKELKNQDICAVITEGIQGVSGIIDPGLNFFYKIENFCRKYDTVLIIDEVQSGYGRTGSFFSHQFYSIKPDLITVAKGMGNGFPIGGVLIHPKFQPYYGMLGTTFGGNHLACTAGIAVLEIIKKENLIENAKKMGKILLQELRLIPEINEVRGRGLMIGLKFNFPIQDLKNILIYKEKVFVGTSNNPYVLRLLPPLNINEDHIKLFLKKLKNALAYVSIKKWKIK, from the coding sequence ATGAAATTATTTGACGTTTACCCTATTCTAGATATAGAATTAAGTACAAGCAAAGGCGTTTATGTTTTTGATTTACAAAGAAATATGTATTTAGATTTTTATGGAGGACATGCTGTGATTTCTGTAGGACATTCACATCCATATTATGTGAATGCTCTGATAGAACAAATTCATAAAATATCCTATTATTCTAATAGCGTTTGTATTTATCAAAAAAAAAAATTATCTAATCTTCTTGGAAAGATTTCAGGATATGAAGATTATTCATTATTTGTATGCAATTCTGGAACAGAATCTAATGAAAATGCATTGAAAATAGCTTCTTTTCATACAGGTAAAAAAAAAGTTATTGCTTTTAAAGGTTCTTTTCATGGAAGAACAAGTGGAAGTCTTTCTGTAACAGATAATTATAAATTTATATCCCCTTTTAATGCTCAACATGAAACCATATTTCTAGATTATCTTGATTTTGATTCTTTGGAAAAAGAATTAAAAAATCAAGATATTTGTGCTGTAATTACTGAAGGAATACAAGGTGTATCTGGAATTATAGATCCCGGATTAAATTTTTTTTATAAAATTGAAAATTTTTGCAGAAAATATGATACAGTATTGATTATAGATGAGGTTCAAAGTGGATATGGGAGAACAGGATCTTTTTTTTCTCATCAATTTTATTCTATAAAACCAGATTTAATTACTGTAGCTAAAGGTATGGGAAATGGATTTCCTATAGGAGGAGTGCTTATACATCCTAAATTCCAACCATATTATGGAATGTTAGGAACAACTTTTGGAGGAAATCATTTAGCTTGCACAGCTGGTATTGCTGTATTGGAAATTATTAAAAAAGAAAATTTAATTGAAAACGCTAAAAAAATGGGAAAAATCTTGTTACAAGAATTGCGTCTCATTCCTGAGATTAATGAAGTTAGGGGGAGAGGGCTTATGATAGGGTTAAAATTTAATTTTCCTATTCAGGATTTGAAAAATATTTTAATTTATAAAGAAAAAGTATTTGTCGGTACATCTAATAATCCATATGTTTTACGATTACTTCCTCCATTAAATATTAATGAAGATCATATTAAATTATTCCTGAAAAAATTAAAAAATGCCTTAGCGTATGTATCTATAAAAAAATGGAAAATAAAATAA
- the ribB gene encoding 3,4-dihydroxy-2-butanone-4-phosphate synthase: MVFDWNQNFNGIEEAIQDIQNGKIIIVVDDKNRENEGDFIVAAEKITPKIVNFLITHGKGLVCVSLTKEKCDQLELQMMVKNNTDPRKTAFTVSVDLRGYGVSTGISASDRAKTILALVKKVKPEAFNKPGHIFPLCAKEGGVLARPGHTEAAIDITTMAGCIPGGVLVEILNKNGSMARLPQLIQIAKKFHMKIISVEDLIKYKMKYNKNK; this comes from the coding sequence ATGGTTTTTGATTGGAATCAAAATTTTAATGGTATTGAAGAGGCCATACAAGATATACAAAATGGAAAAATTATTATTGTAGTTGATGATAAAAATCGTGAAAATGAAGGAGATTTTATAGTAGCTGCTGAAAAAATAACTCCTAAAATTGTAAATTTTCTCATTACTCATGGGAAAGGATTAGTCTGTGTTTCCTTAACAAAGGAAAAATGTGATCAATTAGAACTTCAAATGATGGTAAAAAATAATACAGATCCTAGAAAAACGGCTTTTACAGTATCCGTAGATTTACGAGGATATGGCGTTAGCACTGGTATTTCTGCTTCAGATAGAGCGAAAACTATTCTTGCCTTAGTTAAGAAAGTAAAACCAGAAGCATTCAATAAACCAGGACATATCTTTCCTCTTTGCGCAAAAGAAGGAGGTGTATTAGCTAGACCTGGACATACAGAAGCTGCTATTGATATCACTACAATGGCCGGATGCATTCCTGGAGGAGTTTTGGTAGAAATCCTAAATAAAAATGGATCAATGGCACGTCTACCGCAATTGATTCAGATAGCTAAAAAATTTCATATGAAAATTATATCCGTAGAAGATCTTATTAAATATAAGATGAAATATAATAAAAATAAATAA
- a CDS encoding N-acetylornithine carbamoyltransferase — MKKFFSVEDVINLHDLIKDAILLKKNPYDFQYLGKNKTIGLVFFNPSLRTRISCQKAAFNLGCNTWVLDIHRDSWKIEINDGNIMNLTQEHLKEAISVMSMYCDILAVRTFPNLFDKDYDYQEIIFNKILNYSKVPVVNMESATLHPLQSLADVMTIAEFTSFFRKRCKVVLSWAPHVKSLPHSVANSFAQWISKIEQIDFTITCPEGYNLHKKFSNRAYTTQNQNEAFINADFIYAKNWSSYLDYGKILCQSSDWMITENKMKLTNKAKFMHCLPVRRNVVVEDSVLDSKNSIVLEQAKNRIYASQIIFLRMLQSLS, encoded by the coding sequence ATGAAAAAATTTTTTAGCGTAGAAGATGTGATCAATCTACATGATCTTATTAAAGATGCTATTTTATTGAAGAAGAATCCGTATGATTTTCAATATCTTGGAAAGAATAAAACAATTGGATTGGTTTTTTTTAATCCTAGTTTACGAACAAGAATTAGTTGTCAAAAAGCAGCTTTTAACTTAGGATGTAATACTTGGGTGTTAGATATTCATAGGGATTCTTGGAAAATTGAAATAAATGATGGAAACATCATGAATCTAACACAAGAACATCTTAAAGAGGCTATTTCTGTAATGAGTATGTATTGTGATATACTTGCAGTAAGAACTTTTCCGAATCTTTTTGATAAAGATTATGATTATCAAGAAATTATTTTTAATAAAATATTGAATTATTCCAAAGTTCCAGTAGTGAATATGGAAAGTGCGACTTTACATCCTTTACAATCTTTAGCTGATGTTATGACTATTGCGGAATTTACATCTTTTTTTAGAAAGAGATGTAAAGTAGTATTAAGTTGGGCTCCTCATGTAAAATCATTACCTCATTCCGTTGCGAATTCTTTTGCTCAATGGATATCAAAAATAGAACAGATAGATTTTACGATTACGTGTCCAGAAGGATACAATTTACATAAAAAATTTTCTAATAGAGCTTATACTACACAAAATCAAAATGAAGCATTTATAAATGCAGATTTTATTTATGCTAAAAATTGGAGCAGTTATTTAGATTATGGAAAAATACTTTGTCAGAGTTCCGATTGGATGATTACTGAAAATAAAATGAAGCTAACTAATAAAGCAAAATTTATGCACTGCTTGCCTGTAAGGAGAAATGTTGTAGTGGAAGATTCGGTTTTAGACAGTAAAAATTCCATTGTATTGGAACAAGCAAAAAATAGGATTTACGCTTCGCAAATAATTTTTTTAAGAATGTTACAATCTTTATCATGA